One part of the Anguilla anguilla isolate fAngAng1 chromosome 11, fAngAng1.pri, whole genome shotgun sequence genome encodes these proteins:
- the LOC118207216 gene encoding uncharacterized protein LOC118207216 isoform X2, with translation MEKGERTPVEIITGKYPNCKKEIEHISGKWKKRTKRMATKWPKEGTFDVEICDQMGGVIANYRTGDKSEKRKRKREQEKRILGWFRSASLEKYVGMSGGRSEEMTPPPYTPQSSGHAEIKEKGVYPIGPVTSAVTVCPVVKGQVQIQGWVEHEESEEQLEIERARLEEEKGKIEKRVTELRREYKEVEELEELLKEKYNQYDEYHSRLIKKAKEIRDTEKKQQASKKCQKPEQVGSKRDEETPKKCETAGWGNFRWEKLPYNTWEELKPKITKRTESREKHKPYLTKDTINRKQIAQAEYKYNKGEEEFSPAEKSEASDNEACQTNNSEAEESDGGEGPAQVGGDLAGRYQNTRERPPTRRNPAAEGYSHNASKPNTIAPLLIKEGGVPRYIPWSTQDMQNVITNLPDLQNGASHWIRVLEEETTGRILAVGDLKALLGKAVGIETMLDIFEQAGFDRNHAQSPAVDGGPFDNVRGVVWTALRTLYPARPDITTLTGPPLKDNEPPATYIHTQLRRWRLLTEKDVQADPIMTTLFRKAIREGMSPEVGRRLDEVVGLNTMTHREFVDHVVHAVDRQRKEGKKLEDQTKDIQRKLLQLQLEELRAKEKEAEKVASVKIQNMDNEFFDFEATPPA, from the exons atggaaaaaggagagagaacgCCGGTTGAAATAATCACAGGAAAATATCCTAATTGTAAAAAGGAGATAGAACATATatcaggaaaatggaaaaaaagaactaaaagaaTGGCGACAAAATGGCCTAAAGAGGGCACGTTTGATGTAGAAATATGCGATCAGATGGGAGGGGTAATAGCAAATTATAGAACAGGAGACaagtcagaaaaaagaaagcgaaaaagagaacaggaaaaaagaatTTTAGGATGGTTTAGGTCCGCTTCCCTAGAAAAATATGTAGGAATGAGTGGGGGTCGCAGTGAAGAAATGACCCCCCCTCCGTATACCCCGCAGTCATCAGGACATGCGGAAATAAAAGAGAAGGGCGTGTACCCAATAGGCCCGGTAACATCTGCAGTAACAGTGTGTCCAGTAGTAAAAGGACAGGTTCAGATACAAGGGTGGGTAGAACATGAGGAAAGTGAGGAACAGCTCGAGATAGAGAGAGCGCGGCTCGaggaagaaaagggaaaaatagaaaaaagggtAACAGAGCTAAGGAGAGAATACAAGGAGGTAGAGGAGTTAGAAGagctgttaaaagaaaaatataaccaGTATGATGAATACCATAGCCGgttaataaaaaaggcaaaagagaTAAGAGACACTGAGAAAAAACAGCAAGCGTCTAAAAAATGCCAAAAGCCTGAACAGGTGGGGTCAAAAAGGGACGAGGAAACACCTAAAAAATGCGAAACTGCGGGGTGGGGAAATTTTAGATGGGAAAAGCTCCCGTATAACACATGGGAAGAGCTGAAGCCAAAAATTACCAAGAGAACAGAGTCCCGAGAAAAACATAAGCCATATTTGACGAAAGACACTATAAATAGAAAGCAAATCGCCCAAGcagaatataaatacaataaaggGGAGGAGGAATTCTCCCCAGCAGAAAAAAGTGAGGCGAGCGACAATGAGGCATGCCAGACAAACAATAGTGAGGCAGAAGAGTCAGACGGGGGAGAGGGGCCTGCACAGGTGGGAGGAGATTTAGCTGGGCGATATCAAAACACAAGAGAAAGGCCGCCAACCCGGCGTAACCCAGCAGCAGAAGGATATAGCCATAATGCTAGTAAACCCAATACTATAGCACCATTGTTGATTAAGGAAGGGGGTGTACCCCGATACATTCCCTGGTCCACCCAAGATATGCAGAATGTAATAACCAATCTCCCTGATTTGCAGAATGGAGCAAGCCACTGGATCagggtgctggaggaggagacgaCAGGCCGGATCCTGGCTGTGGGGGACCTGAAGGCTCTCCTGGGAAAGGCTGTGGGGATAGAAACAATGCTGGACATATTTGAGCAGGCTGGCTTTGACAGAAACCATGCGCAGTCTCCAGCAGTGGACGGTGGGCCGTTTGATAACGTGCGTGGGGTTGTTTGGACTGCTCTGCGAACCCTGTATCCCGCACGACCGGACATAACGACCTTAACGGGACCGCCGTTAAAAGACAATGAACCACCGGCAACATACATCCACACGCAGTTGCGCAGGTGGAGATTGTTAACTGAAAAGGACGTACAGGCAGATCCCATAATGACCACCCTCTTCCGCAAAGCCATCCGGGAGGGGATGTCACCGGAAGTGGGGCGCCGCCTCGATGAGGTGGTGGGACTGAACACCATGACACACAGAGAGTTTGTGGATCACGTGGTGCACGCTGTGGACAGGCAGcggaaagagggaaaaaagctgGAAGATCAAACAAAAGACATTCAAAGGAAGCTACTGCAgttgcagctggaggagctgagagcCAAAGAAAAAGAG GCGGAAAAAGTGGCATCGGTGAAAATACAGAATATGGACAATGAATTCTTTGACTTTGAAGCCACTCCCCCCGCCTGA
- the LOC118207216 gene encoding uncharacterized protein LOC118207216 isoform X1, which yields MEKGERTPVEIITGKYPNCKKEIEHISGKWKKRTKRMATKWPKEGTFDVEICDQMGGVIANYRTGDKSEKRKRKREQEKRILGWFRSASLEKYVGMSGGRSEEMTPPPYTPQSSGHAEIKEKGVYPIGPVTSAVTVCPVVKGQVQIQGWVEHEESEEQLEIERARLEEEKGKIEKRVTELRREYKEVEELEELLKEKYNQYDEYHSRLIKKAKEIRDTEKKQQASKKCQKPEQVGSKRDEETPKKCETAGWGNFRWEKLPYNTWEELKPKITKRTESREKHKPYLTKDTINRKQIAQAEYKYNKGEEEFSPAEKSEASDNEACQTNNSEAEESDGGEGPAQVGGDLAGRYQNTRERPPTRRNPAAEGYSHNASKPNTIAPLLIKEGGVPRYIPWSTQDMQNVITNLPDLQNGASHWIRVLEEETTGRILAVGDLKALLGKAVGIETMLDIFEQAGFDRNHAQSPAVDGGPFDNVRGVVWTALRTLYPARPDITTLTGPPLKDNEPPATYIHTQLRRWRLLTEKDVQADPIMTTLFRKAIREGMSPEVGRRLDEVVGLNTMTHREFVDHVVHAVDRQRKEGKKLEDQTKDIQRKLLQLQLEELRAKEKEAREIKELRAKEKEAEKVASVKIQNMDNEFFDFEATPPA from the coding sequence atggaaaaaggagagagaacgCCGGTTGAAATAATCACAGGAAAATATCCTAATTGTAAAAAGGAGATAGAACATATatcaggaaaatggaaaaaaagaactaaaagaaTGGCGACAAAATGGCCTAAAGAGGGCACGTTTGATGTAGAAATATGCGATCAGATGGGAGGGGTAATAGCAAATTATAGAACAGGAGACaagtcagaaaaaagaaagcgaaaaagagaacaggaaaaaagaatTTTAGGATGGTTTAGGTCCGCTTCCCTAGAAAAATATGTAGGAATGAGTGGGGGTCGCAGTGAAGAAATGACCCCCCCTCCGTATACCCCGCAGTCATCAGGACATGCGGAAATAAAAGAGAAGGGCGTGTACCCAATAGGCCCGGTAACATCTGCAGTAACAGTGTGTCCAGTAGTAAAAGGACAGGTTCAGATACAAGGGTGGGTAGAACATGAGGAAAGTGAGGAACAGCTCGAGATAGAGAGAGCGCGGCTCGaggaagaaaagggaaaaatagaaaaaagggtAACAGAGCTAAGGAGAGAATACAAGGAGGTAGAGGAGTTAGAAGagctgttaaaagaaaaatataaccaGTATGATGAATACCATAGCCGgttaataaaaaaggcaaaagagaTAAGAGACACTGAGAAAAAACAGCAAGCGTCTAAAAAATGCCAAAAGCCTGAACAGGTGGGGTCAAAAAGGGACGAGGAAACACCTAAAAAATGCGAAACTGCGGGGTGGGGAAATTTTAGATGGGAAAAGCTCCCGTATAACACATGGGAAGAGCTGAAGCCAAAAATTACCAAGAGAACAGAGTCCCGAGAAAAACATAAGCCATATTTGACGAAAGACACTATAAATAGAAAGCAAATCGCCCAAGcagaatataaatacaataaaggGGAGGAGGAATTCTCCCCAGCAGAAAAAAGTGAGGCGAGCGACAATGAGGCATGCCAGACAAACAATAGTGAGGCAGAAGAGTCAGACGGGGGAGAGGGGCCTGCACAGGTGGGAGGAGATTTAGCTGGGCGATATCAAAACACAAGAGAAAGGCCGCCAACCCGGCGTAACCCAGCAGCAGAAGGATATAGCCATAATGCTAGTAAACCCAATACTATAGCACCATTGTTGATTAAGGAAGGGGGTGTACCCCGATACATTCCCTGGTCCACCCAAGATATGCAGAATGTAATAACCAATCTCCCTGATTTGCAGAATGGAGCAAGCCACTGGATCagggtgctggaggaggagacgaCAGGCCGGATCCTGGCTGTGGGGGACCTGAAGGCTCTCCTGGGAAAGGCTGTGGGGATAGAAACAATGCTGGACATATTTGAGCAGGCTGGCTTTGACAGAAACCATGCGCAGTCTCCAGCAGTGGACGGTGGGCCGTTTGATAACGTGCGTGGGGTTGTTTGGACTGCTCTGCGAACCCTGTATCCCGCACGACCGGACATAACGACCTTAACGGGACCGCCGTTAAAAGACAATGAACCACCGGCAACATACATCCACACGCAGTTGCGCAGGTGGAGATTGTTAACTGAAAAGGACGTACAGGCAGATCCCATAATGACCACCCTCTTCCGCAAAGCCATCCGGGAGGGGATGTCACCGGAAGTGGGGCGCCGCCTCGATGAGGTGGTGGGACTGAACACCATGACACACAGAGAGTTTGTGGATCACGTGGTGCACGCTGTGGACAGGCAGcggaaagagggaaaaaagctgGAAGATCAAACAAAAGACATTCAAAGGAAGCTACTGCAgttgcagctggaggagctgagagcCAAAGAAAAAGAGGCGAGAGAAATAAAGGAGCTGAGAGCCAAAGAAAAAGAGGCGGAAAAAGTGGCATCGGTGAAAATACAGAATATGGACAATGAATTCTTTGACTTTGAAGCCACTCCCCCCGCCTGA